ttaaattaaattaaattaaaatactgAGAGAGTGCTGTGGAAAGTGgcactcagaaaaaaatgcaatgtgGACACAGGCCTTTCACTGTTTTAAtcttttttcaagcaaaaatgtcaaacatttgtttgtttcagcttCTTGTGAGTTAGGATTTAAtcctttttttgtcttaaatgacagtaaactgaatttgtttggattttggactgtttatcagataaaaaaatgtatgttgaaAATGTCACTTTGGACTTTGGGGTCTTTTTTCCTATTTTCTGACACTATGGACAAAaatattaattgattaatcaagaaaattattttattttttgaagaaAACAATCCATAGTTGCAGCCTCCAAACATATTTCCCTCTACCACTGGCCTGACTTTCattacacatactgtatttcTGTTGTATGCTTAGTATACATTATTATAATTGCCTATATAAATGTATTCACACTGCGGGAACAATTAATGATGCATGATTTATGCTTCTCTCATGTGAAATACTTCACACACCAAAGGCTGTTCCAGTAAAGAAGAGGCCTGCTGTTGCTCATCTTAATGTCTTATTCTGCTCCAACAATGCCATCCTGAGGAGGAGTCTGCACACGTCCGTTTACGACAGACACAAAGTTCAGCCTTGACAAATTTAGCCGTGATAGTAGGTTTGAAATCCACATCTTTTTTATGACCATTTTTTCCCGTCTCAGTCACTATTTAGACAATCATTGCTATAAAACAAACCTCTTGTGCGCCTCTTGACCTCATTGCACCCGGTTCATTCACATTGTAAACAAACCAAGAGCGACTATATATGGTTTGATCAGCAGATCACTTGCTCCTCTACTTGTCCATTATCCACTCACCAAAGCTCCACTTTGGTCCACGCAAAAGCCAAGAATACAAGGCACTGTAACTGTGGGCACCCCAAAATATCTGTCCTCTTCACCATACCTATTGTTTTGACACTGGTAAAAGTTGGTTTTCTTGGTGAGGCCGTTGGATGAGTTGTGCAAGTGTCCTCACATGGCAGGATGAGCGGGGCAAAACTGCTGACACAGACTTCCTGTCAGGACACAGTCACATGGGGAGGTGAAGCTACTTTACACTTCATAAACTTCTAGAGGAATGAGAGTGGaagggagagcagcagagaggtaGGGACGTCTTATTTGGCATATTTCATAGCAGATCTGTACCTACCTGTATTTTACTTTGCAAAAATCAAACTTTCTTAAATTTCTGCAATGGCTTTTAGAGcttttacacaaacacatatctATGAAAAGCAATCAGCCCCTAAAGAAAAGGACAAATCTAGCATCCAGTGCCTTGAGTGCTATGACCGAAATGTGTATATAGGGACCAAAGATGCAACAGTCCAGCATCTAATTCTTCCTAGTAGCACAAATGCAGACCTGAGTCCAGGCCAGAGCAAAATAAGAGAGGGCAAGGCGAGAAAACTAGGCTCAAGCAACCAAGTAACCCAACTGAGAGTAGTCCCACTTTTCAACCATCTGCTGGTCCTGTGGGACCGGAGCGTTACTGCCCTCAACATGTTCTCCTTAGAGCCCGTTCACGCTCTGAAAAAGATCCAGCACGTGTCTTTATTGGAGGTGTGCAACTCATCGCTCTCAGCCCAGGCAGCATGTGTGGAGATGATGACTTCGTCCAGCCGCAGGAAGGTGATCCGGATCCACGTGGTGGGAGTGGACAGGTGGGAGGTTGTAAAAGAAGTCCCCCTGCTCCAAGACCCTGTGGCCTTGGCGGTAGATGGTGCCAGCGTGTGTGTGGCAACCAGCGACAGGTATCTGCTCTGTGATACTGAGACTGGGAGCAGCGAGGAGCTCTTTCCTCACGATCACAGCAGGCAGCGCGTCATTGTTACCTCAGTGGGACAGGGAGAATTCCTCCTGAACGGGCCTGGATCTCTGGGTAAGAGCTACCAAAATGTTTATGGTAGATGTTGTTTGTCATGCTGTCGAGCACAGACCTCCTCATGTGCTTCCTTTCCTAAGAAGCTATACAGTTAATCATCTCATATCACTCCCCCATATATCTTTGTAGCCAGAGGGTATTTATTTTGCCAAGATATCATTACTCCATCCTCATCCCTCAGGCATGTTTGTGATGAAGACAGGGATATGCCAGCGCCCTCCCCTGCAGTGGCCTCAAGAGGTGCTTGCAGTCGGAGTATGTTTCCCTTACATCCTAACCCTGCAGCCCCAAGTGCTGTCTGTCTACAGCATGGTAGATCAGCAGCGCAAACAGACTGTGAGTCTCAGCGGAGCGAAGGGTCTCCTCTCCACATCAGGTAAACCAGGCAACATCAATTCATCACCTAATCTTGGCAGATTGCAGACCGAAAAAGGCTGTCACACTGCGGTTTTGTCTTTTAAAGACGTCGCCGTGTCTGTCTCAGTTTGCACTGATTCAGTCAATCATCCTTGCAGCTActgttcctcctcactgtgtgtttctgaaaaaccaaaaacaaatctCCCCTCAGATGGTGTGTTAGCGTTCACAGAGAGAGACATTTTCAGCCTGCGTCTGGTGCCAGTCGAAGACCAGATCCAGGCACTTGTACAGGATGAGAGGGTTGAGGAGGCATTGTCACTGCTGGATGGAGTTCAAAGCCATCGTCCACTTGACTCATTCAAGGTGAAATTTGATTTATACACACATAAGCACAACATGTACCTGCTTCGAAATCTAGATTTCTAACAAATACGTTCTTCTTCTCAAGGGTCATAAAATAATTAAGTGACACAGACAAATTTTAAGTATTTCTCCCTTCTTCTTTCCTGTAAAACAATCACCCAACAATTCTCCCCTACAAAGGCAGTAACTACAAATTTAGCTACAACCAGACAATGCTCTCTCATAGCTAAGGAACAAAATAAGTCGGTTTccactgactttcaaaacaacataaatgatTGTCCCCAGAACTACATATTCTCCTCCTCACGGTCGCAGTTTTAAACACGTCCGTAATGTTATGAAACAGTCATTGTTACACTGTAAAACTTTGTGCTTAGgttaaggcaaaaaaaaaaccttggtgattagatttagaaaaaacatcatgctgTTAGTAAGTACTTTTGATGCTAACAAAACGTTCCATATGTCACATCGCATACGTCACTATGGTAGTGTGCATCACAAACTAGCATATTGTGCTATGCTGTTATTAAAAGAAGTCAACTGgccacaaacactggtctcgTGGCTGAAAGTCCCATGCTTGTTTGAACCATCCACTCTCCATTTTCtctattctttttttatacTACCTTGTAGTGATGTGACGTTCACGAAcgagccgagtctttgaaccggctctttgaagtgaacaagtgaaccggctctttagagTGAATGAGCCGGTtcctaatttctttgttttttgctttaattttctCTCTATCCATTCATTTCAGATTATTTGATCCGGAACAAGTTGAGAGAGACTAGtttgtgagggagaaagacagtgcagccgctcactcgttcacttcaaagagccggttcaaagactcggctcATTCATGAATGTCACATCACTAGTGCAGCGTGATCACATGATGCGATAAATCAGCAATGCGATTCGTCGTTGAACCCAACGATTGAATGAACCAcatctttgaaccggctctttgaagtgaacgagAGCCAAAGAACTGGCTCTCACAAGTGAATGAGAAATCCCATCACTACTACCTTGCCTCtattcctcctctgctcctgtagTAATTACTATGAGCACTAGAGGGCGTCGCGCTACAATAAACTTAGGCATGGGTTGTAATAAGCTGCTTGCAAAGTCAACATATGACCGTTTTTTTGACAAGAGAGACCTGGATCAGAtttagttgggtttttttttaccatatgTGTCATTATTTGCTTAGCGTACTTTGCAGTAattgctaatgtcagcatgctaacatgcgcACAATGACAATTCTAACATGCCTAAAATTTTTagaatgtttaccatgttcaccatcttgaTATAGCGTAATGTAGCAAATATTAGCAAGCAATTACCACTAAACACAACGTAttgctgaggctgatggaaatgCTGTTGGATGAAAACTCTGGGCTCAACAAAGtgataaaaattaatccaaagGGATATGAGTGTCTGGTTCAAAAGTCATGGtgatccatccaatagttgttgaaatATCGAAACTCAAAACCCACAAATGTTGACTTCGTTTTGGGGCTAAAGTAAAAAAGGTCccaggatcaccaaagtcacttGCAGTGGTTGGGAAAACATGAACGTccaaaatttcatggcagtccCATAGAGtgcaaaaataatggatgtagccacaaGGATGTCACCCAGTGGTTTGTGAACTCCCATTCTGAAGCCTCTAGTCTGACATTTTGgttgtcaccatcttggtttttggtcCCAGATGTGACCAAAGTCACTtactgtaggtatttttatgAGATGATGAAGCTGGGTAGAAGCGATACATAACTATGAGCCCAAGGACACTATCCACAGACAGCTTGTCACTCAAGGCAGCCCCATCCTTAATTaggcataactttaagccttaataaaactcaaacgggtgagttatataaaaattcaccttaGTACCGTTGTCATGAAGCGGGAAATTAGCTTAGGAGACCAAAACCggctgcaaacatgtttatttctgctgtgaaattgggcgttttaacatgggggtctgtggggattgacttgtttttggagccagcctcaagtggccgctggaggaactgcagtttctggcactgACACgtttatttttcagcccaggaGGTTGTCGCTTGGGCAGTCTATCCACTGGTTGTTGAGATCAGTCTGGTCAAAAGTGGTGGATTGACCAACCGACAAACATTTCTAGCATGTCAAACCCTTTTTACTCACCTTTACTTTTTCCTGTCTTGCCCTGCCGGCAGTCAGTGCTGCTATAATATCACTATTACATAGATTCATACACACCACTGATGCATACATAATATGCATGCATTACAACCCCAGCTGGCGTTGCATCATAGTGTCTGACTTTAATATTTCATCAGTGTAGAACAGATTGAACCAGGATGCCGAGGCGTAGGCTGACTACACTGTTGTGTGCTGCTATTGTAGTTGTATTCCAGTTGGATGAATGCAACTGAGGACAACAGATGGTGACTGAGATTTAGTGTAATCTGTGCCATATCTCAGGTTACAGGTTAGAGGTGAGGATGTCGCAGCTAACACACTGATGAGTCAGTTATAATTTGTCTGGTTctgtgctgttgtgtttttaaagcgTCTTAAAGTGAAGGAGAAGTTGCACagttttttgctttaatgaTTTCAGCTCATATGTCGGTGATATGAATATGATCGTGCAATGTGTGCCTGGTTTTaagagagagtttttttttctactggCAGGAGCTGCAGAAGGCCATCACTTGCCTGGCTggatttgttcatttttaccAGGAGGGTTTTTCCGTGGCCAGAGATCTCTTCATGTGAGAGTAAAACCCCTTTCACGACACTCCAAATTCAAAGCACGCAAAGTAAATCACAGCAAACTGTGCAGTAATATGTGAACCTTGCGAACAGAGTGTCCTCTGCTGGAGTCTAACACAAATCAATACTCATTACCCACCTAAACAGCACAGGTGAGCTGGACCCCAGAGAAATCATCCGCCTCTACCCAGACATGCAGTGGTGTCTCAGCGAGGACTTTCAATCCCAGCTTGATCAAGTGAACAAGGGCAGGGATCTCCGGGTGCTCCGCCACGAGGACAGGAACACATTTCATCATTACCTGGTCTTTCTGGGAGATTTTCTCAGAGCAGTCAGAGGGACGGAGCAAGGCCTGAAGTGTGTTCAGGAGGTGGACTGCGCCCTCCTGAGGCTGTACGTAGAACTGGGAGATGCTGAAAATCTGCAGCAGCTTGTAGCATTCCCCAATGAGTGCAGGCTGAAGCACTGTGTTCCTGTTTTGGAGCAACACAACAGGTGAAAATGAAACTATCATCTGTTGGACAGGTGATTTCTAATCATAGATATGTTAAAATATTCttgaaagaaaatacattttgtctAATTTGCTCAATTTCTGACAGATCACTTGCTGTTTCATCACAGATTTTTTGCATTAGGTTCCCTCTATCAAAGCCATGGAAGTCAAATTGATGCCATTAAGGTACAACCTTCCCCAAAGAACACATTTTATATAAACTTAATACATAAAAGTAGTGTGTTTTAGCCTTTTATGTTCTTCCAGACTTGGGTGAAAATCGCAGATGGCCTCCACAAAGACCCCTCTTGCTCAGATGTATATGGACACATAGTGCGGACTCTCAGTCAGCT
This Epinephelus lanceolatus isolate andai-2023 chromosome 15, ASM4190304v1, whole genome shotgun sequence DNA region includes the following protein-coding sequences:
- the LOC117267481 gene encoding transforming growth factor-beta receptor-associated protein 1 yields the protein MAFRAFTQTHIYEKQSAPKEKDKSSIQCLECYDRNVYIGTKDATVQHLILPSSTNADLSPGQSKIREGKARKLGSSNQVTQLRVVPLFNHLLVLWDRSVTALNMFSLEPVHALKKIQHVSLLEVCNSSLSAQAACVEMMTSSSRRKVIRIHVVGVDRWEVVKEVPLLQDPVALAVDGASVCVATSDRYLLCDTETGSSEELFPHDHSRQRVIVTSVGQGEFLLNGPGSLGMFVMKTGICQRPPLQWPQEVLAVGVCFPYILTLQPQVLSVYSMVDQQRKQTVSLSGAKGLLSTSDGVLAFTERDIFSLRLVPVEDQIQALVQDERVEEALSLLDGVQSHRPLDSFKELQKAITCLAGFVHFYQEGFSVARDLFITGELDPREIIRLYPDMQWCLSEDFQSQLDQVNKGRDLRVLRHEDRNTFHHYLVFLGDFLRAVRGTEQGLKCVQEVDCALLRLYVELGDAENLQQLVAFPNECRLKHCVPVLEQHNRFFALGSLYQSHGSQIDAIKTWVKIADGLHKDPSCSDVYGHIVRTLSQLQDRDAVWKFADWTLQSNQEIGVQIFNKRHPHDQFETQDVLALLEKYPLALLLYLEFLIHDLKSEEERHHNRLALAYVTQMLQEEEEADLRETRGKLQQLLWESKFYDISAVYESVKSATLHAEKAILLGRSGQHSQALQVLVHEKGDLQAAEAYCCRAAQGRDSQFRQTLLFTLLQIYLSSEDLTSAAVDLLNNNPGVFAAERIIQLLPESWSIQLVSQFLIGSLRETFHQRRMVRLQKALGQVELMRHKVMWMQASKTMFRLDKGQKCKVCQGDLTEPQFACNLHGEPAHTSCTGFSSS